The following nucleotide sequence is from Apium graveolens cultivar Ventura chromosome 4, ASM990537v1, whole genome shotgun sequence.
TTTGAGGTGgttgaaatttttattttgtgCAATGCAGGTTAGAAACCACTCGTCATGTGTCTGTGATAACCGTTACCTTGTCCAAGAAAGAGCTGGACACATCTTCCCCAGGGTAATAACTAATCTCTTTGAACATTATTTATGGTTATTTTCCAACTGAAGGACTTTTGCTTATGTCAGGTGCTAATTTCAAGTCCTGACTGTCTTTAGAGTAAGTCATTTTACATCTGCTTTTACTATAGGTATCAACAACCCATTCCAGTTGATCAAGTGAAGCCATTAAACGAGCATGAATTTGAAGGAGGTATAGGAGCACAAAGTTTCCTTTTTTAGTGTATTCTGAAGTTGCATATTAACATTTGTAGTAATTTGTTTCCTTTTGTGATAAATCAGAGGGCTCTCCTAGAGCGAGAGGAAGAGGTGGTCGTGGTGCTGGAAGAGGCAGAGGGAGAGGCAGAGGTACATATTGCGCTCTAACTCTGTTTTTCCTTGGACTTAAAGTTTTGGGTTATTTAGATTAGAGTATATCTTGTACTTTTTTACATCATTTTTCTTGAAGTAGATATATTTACTAGACATCATTTGTTAATCTTGTTAAACAGGATAAATACGGGctaataatattttaattactCATACATAGAGCATATGCTTTTAATTCAAAAGAAGTTACTAATTGTTGATAAAGAATTGTTGAGAATTGAGATGCGAATGTGTAAGGGACCGAGGTGCCCATAACAATAAAGTTTTAATTGTTGGACCCTCAGAGATAAGGGTTCATTATGGGAATTGAATTTATTTCTCTCTAATTCTTATCTAGAGTCTGTGTATTATGTGCATGTAATTATGTCATTGACATAAAATACAAAGTCAATTATTTCTGGCCAATATTGCAACATTATGAACAATTATCTATATGTTGGTTTGGGATTTGATGGTTGAGTTGCGTCCTTTTTTGGTATTCCAGCCCTGCAGTAGATTAAGATTCATTTTTTGTCTTGCTTATAGTTTCTTGAATCCGTCAGTGTATTTATTACATGTAAATGAATTGTAAACGGACATCTTAAGCACAAAGGTTTTTAGATTCTGTCTACCCTAATTTAATTTACATGGTACAACAGAGAATTCCAAATATATATGTGAATCATAAAGATTCGTAACAATGTTTTTTTATGTAATAGAACCACCTTTTCTTGAATTTCACTGCATAGCTGTAATATCTAAATTATCCATATTTAATGTAGGGCGAAATAGCAATGGGGTGGCCGAGTACAATGGGGATGGCGGGCGTGGTGGATACGGTGGCTATGATGGCGGGCGTGGTGGATACGGTGGCTATGATGGAGGGCGTGGTGGATATGGTGGCTATGATGGAGGGCGTGGTGGATACGGTGGCTATGATGGTGGGCGTGGTGGATACGGTGGCTATGATGGTGGGCGTGGTGGATACGGTGGCTATGATGGTGGGCGTGGTGGATATGGTGGCAGAGCTCGTGGAAGAGGCCGCGGTGGTTATCGTGGACGTGGAAGGGGCTATGGCGGTGGGGAGATGCAACAGGAATATGGCGGTTACAATGACTATGGTGGTCCTGGAGTAGTACCTGCTCAAGGCCGAGGTAAGCCGCCTTCTGAATTGGTATTGGGCATTTTTAATGTGACGTGTTAATATTTAATGTGAAGGATATCAAATCCCTTTTTTCGTGTTGGAACCTTTTTCGTAACGGTTAACCTTCGCCTTAAAATTACTGCCATTTTAGATTATTGTAAATCAAACGGTTTTCATTACCTTTCAAAAAAAAGTTGTATCTTCTGAAAATGATTGTGTCGATGTTTACTTGTCCCCCAGCAGGTCGTGGCCGTGGCGGCAGGGGCAGATCTGGAGGCAGGGGCCGTGGTCGTGGGCGAGATTTCAGATCAGATGCTCCAGTGCAGGTAGCTGCCTGAGAACCTTATTGAACTAAGGTATAGGATGTGGTTTAAAATCAAGAGTTCGGGATGCCTGCTCGCTTTTGTGTCAAATTGCAGATAAAAATGAAAACTTTAAAAAGACAAGTGAATTTCCAGCCATAAATCTTTAGGGTTATTGTTATAGTGAGCTGCTACAGTAGTGTGGTGGGTTGGTTTTGTAGCTAGGATTATTTCTAATTAAATGATGACAGAATCAGAAGCTGTACACCTGTCCTTTTTAGAAATAATAGAGCAGTACATTCTTTTATTCTTATATTTGGCATTGCACTTTATATGTAGTATACATTGATGATAATATCAAATTTGTGGTCAAGGGTTTAAAATCAGTGCGGTGCTTTCTTGATATCTTGGGCAATTTTTGTGCAAATTATGTTTCTGAAATCCTTAGTAAGGACATGACAGTATTTGCCCATATTTCTCTCATCTTTTCCAGTTGGATTTTTGTAAAATGTTAAGCCTCTAGATCAAAATAAACTTAATTCTTATACTAGAATTACAATGAAGAAATCACAACAATTTTTTTGTTTAGGGATCTTTTCTAGCAATAAGCATAAGACATAAGTAACAAACAAATTTGATAGCTGATCTTACATGTAGTTAGGGTTGTTGCTTAGTTGAGTTGCCCTCAAAAGCCTTGTTAGCGAGATGAGCCTGAATATATTCAGACCTTACCTTTCGACATGATAAAACGACACACGAGGAGGTTACCTTTTCATATGGTTTAAAACCGCTCTAAACCCCCTTGAGATTAGCAGCTGATTGTACCAAGCGAAATAGTATTGTTCTTGGTTACAAACTTACAGCTACAGCCTACAAGGAGAGGGAACCAAGCCCGACCATCTGAATGAATTTTTAGTAAACTGATGTAATTTCATTTACCCCTGCTTCCACATGGAGTGCTTCACTGATAAGTAATCGTATTTTAGCAATAGCACAATGCTTTTGGCAATAAAATTTACTCATTCTCCTAAATAAGGACAATTTTCCCTCTTTGTTGTAgagaaaattattttcttttaaatttcAGAATAAGTCGCGTCGTGACTGCCCATGACAGTTTTGTCATGTAAATGTGTTATTAAAATAATCTTAGCACACAATGAATATTACAAGCAGatcatttttaataaaacagAACAAAAATGTTAGAGACAATCGTCTAATTACCTCTAAAAAAATAAGAATGAATATAAATTATATGCTAATATTAAGGAATTTTTAATTTAATGGAAAGtgaaattttttttatatacatcatatgttaaaaagaaattaatttttattatacATGCTGTCGGGAACTAGGGTTTTTAATTTTCAGTTTAGTGAATTTTATTCTGTTTTTGGTGTATTCTGATAATATAGGACAATAATCGAGTGAAAAATAGAGAATTAACAACTAAAATGCGGGTATGACAAGAGAACAGAACAAATATTGGACATAGATAGAAATCAGATCTCAGAAATGTAGAAAGGACAGTGAGAGATCAAATAGAAACTTGTAGAAAAAGTTTTAGGTTTTAGAGAGAGAAGAAActtagagagagaaagagagtggTGGAATCATATTCATTTAAATGTCTACAACCTCGTAACAATACTCATATTGTGATCTGTTCCATAAACATTCTACTAATATCATAATTTAGCAATCATAAATTCAGAATAATACCTTATAAGTATCCTAGATCACCTATGGCTGTCAACCTGTCTTGGCTCTCCTTCCCTTCTCGCTTCCTTGCTTCGGGATATAGCCTGACCTTGGGATCGCCTGGGATATCCTCTAAAAcacttaataaaatattatatatgtcTTAACAATTACTAAACATAGACATAGTATAATATTTACTTCGATCTCACAATATTTTCTTGTATAGAGATTGTAGAGTAAAGGGTTTAGCTACTCATAGAAAATTTATAAACAGCCATTTCTATTAATGAAAACTTTCGATATCTCTCTTCATGATTTACAAGATGACTTTTATAGAGTTTTCCAATCTCTGTTGATTCTACTAATTTCTATTTCTAAGATTCTCTTTTAATTTCCTctgttctttttctttcctctttTTCAAAAGCTGAATCCACTTTCTGTAATTTGTCTGCCATTCCACCTTCTTTTTGACTTTAGAGATAAAATTTCTGGTAAATGTCCTTGTCTTTTCTGCTGCTGTCTTTTTCTTCTAGTAACCTTTCTTCTTTGTTGCTGCtgtctttttctttttcctgaaaattattgattttttACAGTCACCAATATAATTTGGGCCGTAGTGTCATTTGTAATATGTTTTCAGTCACCAATTCTTattgggccgaaatatcatttgtaatatgctttcagtcaccgattctcattgggccgaaatatcatttgtaatatgctttcagtcaccaattctcattgggccgaaatatcatttgtaatatgctttcagtcaccaattctcattgggccgaaatatcatttgtaatatccataggtcaccaattctcattgggcctATCAATTCATCGTTATTATTACATTGTTAGGTCACCAAATTCTATTGGGCCTAACTTTCATCAAATAGTATTACATTGTATTATATGGTTAGGTCACCCTTTCAGGGCCTAACAAATATCTATGCAAAGGGATCAGAACATCCTTCTTCTTTTGTTGCTATATTCTTTAGAGTTGCCACTGGTCTCCGTCTTTGGCctgataataaattctgataaatttCCTTTGTCTTCTGAGCATGATTGTGCTTTAAATCTGATAATCTTGCATGCATTTCGTTCAAAGCTGTAGTATCCATGctaattatatcattattataataaataGTTAGTATTTCTTCTGCTAATCCACCTTTACTTGTGCCAATGACACATGTCTTTCCTCCTCGTATCATATCTTCAAGTTTAGACTTCAATGTTGCTATGCCGATTGCTCTCTTGTTACACAACCAGTCGCCAAATTGCTCTATTGTACATGCCATGTCCGTCTTTAGGCTAGTATTTTCACCTTCTATAGTAGTATTCCTGCCATACTTAAATATTTGACAGAGTAATATGGGTTTTCCTGTTAAGTCAGTACAGGCATCAAAAACCTGTATACCATAAATTCCTCCTGGTCCGTATGAGTTCATGTAAGATTGAAGGCTTTGTGTTATAGTTGATGGTAGTTGTGCTATACttgataaggtttcatctaccatTATTTTGTCAATAAATCCTAAGAGTAATAGGTTTTTTACTACAGTTGAATCTGCGTTTTCCCTACAGATATACCTTGGGTATTTTCCAAATTTCCCATTTCTCAGGATTGTAGTATTGGTTTTATAATCATAGTACTTTTGTATCTTTTCAAAGGACTCGGTATATTCTTTGGTAAAGGTTACACGATCCTTTAGGGTAATGGCGTTGATAGTATTATCTGGTATGGTTATTGTTTTGATAGTAGGAGTATTGGCTAATCTTGATACAAAGATTTCTGGGGTTTTTTGAAGGTTGTTTAATATTCTGAGTTTTCCTTCTACAGTAGTAGTAAGTTGGCTGATTTCTTCGTTAATAAAGTTTATCTGGTCAttcttttcctttatcttctgaatTACTTCTCCCACCTGTATCATAATACTGCTAATACTTTCCATTTTCCCTGCTAAGATAGTCTGCAAGAATATTTTTAGTAcctgatatatttttaataataaaatcataacaactaaaaaatgcttgccaatttcttcttttatttaattctggtaaatggtcaattttattgaatataaatgatcttacttgagtattatctgttcttacaacaaattttgcaggtagtaaatgataatgaaatcttttaattcctaattttacagctaatagttccTTTTCATTAATATGATAATTCTTTTCATTGGGTTTCCACGTTCCAGCTGTATAT
It contains:
- the LOC141721359 gene encoding uncharacterized protein LOC141721359 isoform X2, with amino-acid sequence MDRYQRVEKPRAESPMNENEIRITTQGRMRNYITYATTLLQEKGSDEIALKAMGRAISKTVMIAELIKRRIAGLHQNTAIGSTDITDMWEPLEEGLLPLETTRHVSVITVTLSKKELDTSSPGYQQPIPVDQVKPLNEHEFEGEGSPRARGRGGRGAGRGRGRGRGRNSNGVAEYNGDGGRGGYGGYDGGRGGYGGYDGGRGGYGGYDGGRGGYGGYDGGRGGYGGYDGGRGGYGGYDGGRGGYGGRARGRGRGGYRGRGRGYGGGEMQQEYGGYNDYGGPGVVPAQGRGRGRGGRGRSGGRGRGRGRDFRSDAPVQVAA
- the LOC141721359 gene encoding uncharacterized protein LOC141721359 isoform X1, which produces MDRYQRVEKPRAESPMNENEIRITTQGRMRNYITYATTLLQEKGSDEIALKAMGRAISKTVMIAELIKRRIAGLHQNTAIGSTDITDMWEPLEEGLLPLETTRHVSVITVTLSKKELDTSSPGYQQPIPVDQVKPLNEHEFEGEGSPRARGRGGRGAGRGRGRGRGRNSNGVAEYNGDGGRGGYGGYDGGRGGYGGYDGGRGGYGGYDGGRGGYGGYDGGRGGYGGYDGGRGGYGGYDGGRGGYGGRARGRGRGGYRGRGRGYGGGEMQQEYGGYNDYGGPGVVPAQGRAGRGRGGRGRSGGRGRGRGRDFRSDAPVQVAA